A window of the ANME-2 cluster archaeon genome harbors these coding sequences:
- a CDS encoding argininosuccinate synthase: MEKKVVLAYSGGLDTSVCIPILKEHYNLDYVITVIVDVGQPEEEIKNAEEKAELISDKNYTIDVKAEFVKDYIFPLIKANGNYEGYVLGTAIARPLIAKKVLEVALAEGAGALAHGCTGKGNDQLRFEAVFRSSDMDVLAPMRDMNLTREWEIDYAKEHGIPVTVTKEKPWSIDENIWSRSIEGGKLEEPDFIPPEEIFEWTQSPENGPEAEIIGIGFEDGVPVSLNGTSMDGVSLITELNLIGGRHGVGRTDMIEDRVLGLKARENYEHPAATILLTAHGDLERLVLTRRELSFKARVDDEWSKLAYMGLVDEPLYHDLNAFIDSTQERVKGTVKVRLYKGSANVVARSSPCALYSSKLVTFDESCIDQKDAEGVAKYHGFQARIYQRTKQD, translated from the coding sequence ATGGAAAAAAAAGTAGTATTAGCCTATTCAGGCGGACTTGACACATCTGTGTGCATACCGATTCTTAAGGAGCATTATAATCTGGATTATGTTATCACAGTGATCGTGGATGTAGGCCAGCCAGAAGAAGAAATAAAAAATGCTGAAGAAAAGGCCGAATTGATCAGTGATAAAAATTATACAATCGATGTAAAAGCCGAATTTGTAAAGGATTATATTTTCCCTCTCATCAAGGCTAATGGGAATTATGAGGGCTATGTACTGGGAACTGCCATTGCAAGGCCGCTTATTGCAAAGAAGGTGCTGGAAGTGGCTTTGGCTGAAGGTGCCGGGGCACTGGCCCATGGCTGTACTGGTAAGGGCAATGACCAGTTGAGGTTCGAAGCTGTGTTCCGGTCGTCTGATATGGACGTACTGGCACCTATGAGGGATATGAACCTGACCCGGGAATGGGAGATCGACTATGCAAAAGAGCATGGTATCCCGGTCACTGTAACTAAGGAGAAGCCATGGAGTATTGATGAGAATATATGGAGTCGCAGTATCGAGGGCGGAAAACTGGAGGAACCTGATTTTATTCCGCCTGAGGAGATATTTGAGTGGACCCAGTCTCCTGAGAATGGACCGGAAGCCGAGATCATCGGGATCGGATTTGAAGACGGTGTCCCGGTATCCTTGAATGGTACATCCATGGATGGTGTTTCTCTGATAACCGAACTAAACCTCATAGGCGGCAGGCATGGTGTGGGCAGGACCGATATGATAGAGGACAGGGTGCTGGGCCTGAAGGCAAGGGAGAACTACGAACATCCGGCTGCTACCATACTGCTGACTGCCCATGGCGACCTTGAGCGGCTGGTGCTTACCAGGCGTGAGTTGAGCTTTAAGGCCAGGGTGGATGATGAATGGTCAAAGCTTGCATATATGGGGCTGGTGGATGAGCCGCTGTACCATGACCTGAATGCTTTTATTGATTCTACACAGGAGCGTGTGAAGGGAACTGTGAAGGTCAGGTTGTACAAGGGAAGTGCTAATGTGGTTGCCAGAAGCTCGCCCTGTGCATTATATTCTTCTAAACTGGTGACGTTTGATGAGTCATGTATCGACCAGAAGGATGCAGAGGGTGTGGCCAAGTATCACGGGTTCCAGGCCAGGATATACCAAAGGACAAAGCAGGATTAA
- a CDS encoding DUF86 domain-containing protein, whose product MDKERITDKMDDLEQCLRELEEYLPAAVDEYLCSGMRRRACERAFQLACENLLDICNMIISDEGLGIPIDSKDSISRLCQCGAIPKSLSSRLEELTGFRNLLVHQYGRVDDSIAYRSLRDESGDFYEFLEEIEKFITSKIDS is encoded by the coding sequence TTGGACAAAGAACGGATAACCGATAAAATGGATGATCTGGAACAATGCTTAAGGGAACTTGAGGAATATCTTCCTGCGGCAGTTGATGAATATCTGTGCAGCGGAATGAGGAGAAGGGCATGCGAAAGAGCATTCCAGTTAGCATGTGAAAATCTACTTGATATCTGCAACATGATTATATCGGATGAGGGGTTGGGGATACCGATTGACAGCAAAGACTCCATAAGTAGGTTGTGTCAGTGTGGTGCAATACCGAAATCCCTTTCATCACGGCTCGAGGAATTAACAGGATTTCGAAATCTCCTTGTCCATCAGTACGGTAGGGTGGACGACTCGATAGCGTATAGAAGTCTGCGAGATGAGTCAGGGGATTTTTATGAATTTCTTGAAGAGATCGAGAAATTCATTACATCGAAGATAGACAGTTGA
- a CDS encoding nucleotidyltransferase domain-containing protein, with the protein MKLNDVVTNLTKFELVHSIILYGSRAVGTQREESDFDLCIIPDPGVSISFKERIALENSIPQNIDLSLMGELPVNIRKRVFLEGKVLFTKDLYYILTLSKETEMEYVRYEHLKRDYHKAVMNRVRAKLR; encoded by the coding sequence ATGAAGCTTAATGATGTCGTTACTAACTTAACGAAATTTGAACTTGTTCATTCTATTATCCTTTATGGTTCAAGGGCAGTAGGAACCCAGAGAGAAGAAAGCGATTTTGATTTATGCATCATACCGGATCCCGGTGTGAGTATTAGTTTTAAAGAGAGAATAGCCCTTGAAAACTCGATACCACAGAATATTGATCTTTCATTGATGGGGGAACTGCCTGTAAACATCCGGAAGCGGGTCTTTCTTGAAGGTAAAGTACTCTTTACAAAAGATCTCTATTACATCCTTACTCTTTCAAAGGAAACAGAGATGGAATATGTCAGGTATGAACATCTCAAAAGGGACTATCATAAAGCTGTTATGAATCGGGTCAGGGCAAAACTCAGGTGA
- the tnpA gene encoding IS200/IS605 family transposase, translated as MVTEAVIRKICKELDIEIIDIAVNQDHVHLFIKYPLKYSVSYISKMIKGKSSRVLRKEFPHFKEWCGDHLWAMDG; from the coding sequence ATGGTGACTGAAGCAGTCATCCGGAAGATATGCAAAGAGCTTGATATTGAAATTATCGATATTGCAGTCAATCAGGATCATGTGCATTTATTTATAAAATACCCGCTAAAATATTCCGTAAGTTATATATCAAAGATGATCAAAGGTAAAAGTAGTAGGGTGCTCAGGAAGGAATTTCCTCATTTTAAGGAATGGTGTGGTGATCATCTTTGGGCTATGGACGGATAA
- a CDS encoding serine hydrolase, giving the protein MSNQTLKLNIENNFNKIVDRNIKIKNAYLLVHSDKLNIHINLAKGKTENFNANINQPIHLASVGKLFTATIISILYEKGKLNFNDKISKFLDSELMNGLHVYKGIDYSEQITIRNLLMQTSGLYDVFYHLFKKMSKDCSFKPTTREAIFWGKENLKPVAVPGKKHFYTDTNYYLLGLIIESITKKAFYEVAHELIFNPLKMNNSYLYGFSEPKIKSRYRLADLFLDGTNFKSIKGIHEIDYAGGSVCAPLEEYLLFFKVLVEGKIIKKETFKKMINDDIYMGFPIIGYRYGYSIWKPVTIPLLMPKKYECWGCVGVTGAFMFYHPLTQSYIIGSFNDSSYRRKALQFMISKIIKELLKFNVR; this is encoded by the coding sequence ATGTCAAATCAAACACTAAAATTAAATATTGAAAACAATTTTAATAAAATAGTAGATAGAAATATAAAAATAAAAAATGCCTATCTATTAGTTCATTCTGATAAATTAAATATTCATATAAATTTAGCTAAAGGAAAAACAGAAAATTTTAATGCTAATATAAATCAACCAATCCATCTAGCAAGCGTAGGCAAGTTATTTACTGCAACAATCATAAGTATTTTGTATGAAAAAGGCAAATTGAATTTTAATGATAAAATAAGTAAATTTTTGGATTCAGAATTAATGAATGGTTTACATGTTTATAAGGGAATAGATTATTCTGAACAAATAACAATAAGAAATTTATTAATGCAAACTTCAGGATTATATGATGTTTTTTATCACTTATTTAAGAAAATGTCAAAAGACTGTTCTTTCAAACCGACAACAAGAGAAGCAATTTTTTGGGGTAAAGAGAATCTAAAACCTGTTGCAGTTCCAGGTAAAAAACATTTTTATACAGATACAAATTATTATTTATTAGGATTGATTATAGAGTCTATTACAAAAAAAGCATTTTACGAAGTAGCTCATGAGTTAATTTTTAACCCTCTTAAGATGAATAATTCATATCTCTATGGTTTTTCAGAACCAAAAATAAAATCAAGATATCGTCTTGCAGATTTATTTCTTGATGGTACAAACTTCAAATCTATTAAAGGCATTCATGAAATTGATTATGCAGGAGGAAGTGTTTGTGCGCCGCTTGAAGAGTATTTATTGTTTTTTAAAGTGTTAGTTGAAGGAAAAATTATAAAAAAAGAAACATTCAAAAAAATGATAAATGATGATATTTATATGGGATTTCCAATTATTGGTTATAGATATGGGTATTCCATTTGGAAACCTGTAACAATTCCTTTGTTAATGCCTAAAAAGTATGAATGTTGGGGGTGTGTCGGAGTAACAGGAGCGTTTATGTTTTATCATCCATTAACCCAATCATACATAATTGGAAGTTTTAATGATTCTTCTTATAGAAGAAAAGCTCTTCAATTTATGATATCAAAAATTATTAAAGAATTACTAAAATTTAATGTGAGGTAG
- a CDS encoding AbrB/MazE/SpoVT family DNA-binding domain-containing protein → MEENVRPIMAPRSRPSLQHVFIPPKIRAYFDLKVGDLLKFDVVENKIVIRVVRKD, encoded by the coding sequence ATGGAAGAGAATGTGAGACCTATTATGGCGCCTAGATCCAGGCCTTCGCTGCAGCATGTTTTTATTCCACCGAAGATACGGGCTTATTTTGATTTGAAAGTGGGAGATCTGCTGAAGTTTGATGTGGTTGAGAATAAGATTGTGATCAGAGTAGTTAGAAAAGATTAG
- a CDS encoding type II methionyl aminopeptidase has product MIKQIPGSHKIIQAVKAGAGKTRETEGINRTGGTGMDTEILEYYIEAGRIASSVRKQTLNTVEEGGRLLDTAEYAEELTRQMGGEAAFPCNISINEIASHYTPLKGDRKFASGDLVKIDIGVHINGYIADTANTIEVDTNHNRTLIKAAREALNAAVNEIQEGVNTKYLGKVIENVIKSYNCVPMTDLTGHSMERYIIHSGVNIPNYGSASYGNVLHAGDVVAVEPFTTLGRGGTRRGEVRIYSLVGNKDSKSLLYQKLLSHFNTLPFTRRLMDEPDKLDNMVLKLHKYPVLMESGGCPVAQAEHTVIVEDKGCRVITA; this is encoded by the coding sequence ATGATAAAACAGATTCCAGGATCGCATAAAATTATCCAGGCAGTAAAAGCAGGAGCTGGAAAAACCAGAGAAACTGAAGGAATAAATAGAACCGGAGGAACTGGAATGGATACTGAAATCCTGGAATATTACATTGAAGCAGGCAGGATTGCTTCCAGTGTCAGGAAACAGACATTGAACACAGTGGAAGAGGGGGGACGGTTACTGGATACAGCCGAATATGCCGAGGAGCTTACCAGGCAGATGGGAGGTGAGGCGGCTTTTCCATGCAACATCTCCATCAATGAGATTGCATCCCATTATACACCATTGAAAGGAGATAGGAAGTTTGCATCAGGAGACTTAGTAAAGATCGACATAGGAGTACATATTAATGGTTATATCGCTGATACAGCTAACACCATTGAGGTAGATACCAACCACAACCGTACACTTATTAAAGCTGCACGGGAAGCCTTGAATGCGGCCGTCAATGAGATACAGGAAGGTGTCAATACCAAATACCTTGGGAAAGTTATAGAAAATGTCATCAAGTCCTATAACTGCGTTCCAATGACTGATCTAACAGGTCATAGTATGGAAAGGTATATAATTCACAGTGGTGTCAATATCCCGAATTATGGGAGCGCAAGCTATGGGAACGTACTTCATGCAGGGGATGTCGTGGCAGTGGAGCCTTTTACTACCCTGGGTCGTGGCGGGACCAGGCGGGGAGAGGTAAGGATATACAGCCTGGTGGGCAACAAGGATTCTAAAAGCCTGTTATACCAAAAACTGTTGTCACACTTCAATACACTTCCCTTTACCAGACGATTGATGGACGAGCCCGACAAGCTTGATAACATGGTACTAAAATTGCATAAGTATCCTGTCCTGATGGAGTCTGGCGGATGTCCGGTAGCCCAGGCTGAACATACTGTTATCGTTGAAGATAAGGGTTGCAGGGTAATAACCGCATAA
- a CDS encoding DUF4198 domain-containing protein, producing the protein MVFPSDSADTVWDVAPEDYIAELGDTKTVYMMWGHPYEHILFDMATVPEVSVMKPDGTVEQLTPEEISVEGMDEDGNTGVSFVAYKASFTVDQDGDTVVFVKYEDDGENLIDYTKAVIHSGEEMWEGWDAEVGQQTEILSYMRPYGMEEGFVFSGQAMYNGQPLTDAPVEVEIYHTLDLGIEIVELAEEMYAYDPPMVFTRLTKSNANGEFVYSLDEPGIWFVGATMEPDSGRNVRGVFIVPVLEAFPPAEAQGSSSAELQQAVAEAKQAAEEAKQAAAQSSTSSTPGFEAIIAVTGLVAALFLVLRRK; encoded by the coding sequence ATGGTCTTCCCCAGTGATTCTGCGGATACGGTGTGGGATGTAGCACCCGAAGATTATATTGCAGAACTGGGAGATACAAAGACAGTATATATGATGTGGGGACACCCCTACGAGCATATATTATTTGATATGGCTACTGTACCTGAGGTTTCTGTCATGAAGCCGGATGGCACTGTTGAGCAACTTACACCTGAAGAGATTTCCGTTGAAGGAATGGATGAAGACGGAAATACCGGGGTTTCTTTTGTGGCGTATAAAGCCTCGTTCACTGTTGACCAGGATGGCGATACTGTTGTATTTGTCAAATATGAGGATGATGGTGAGAATCTGATAGACTACACCAAAGCCGTGATCCACAGCGGTGAAGAGATGTGGGAAGGCTGGGATGCAGAGGTAGGACAGCAGACCGAGATCCTTTCATACATGCGACCCTATGGCATGGAGGAAGGATTTGTATTCTCCGGACAGGCAATGTACAATGGTCAGCCGCTTACAGATGCACCTGTAGAGGTTGAAATATACCATACACTGGATCTTGGCATAGAGATAGTTGAACTGGCAGAGGAAATGTACGCATATGACCCACCTATGGTATTCACACGGCTTACTAAGTCCAATGCAAACGGAGAGTTCGTGTATTCACTTGATGAACCCGGTATATGGTTTGTCGGTGCCACCATGGAACCTGACAGCGGGCGCAATGTAAGAGGTGTGTTCATCGTTCCGGTACTAGAGGCATTCCCACCTGCTGAAGCCCAGGGCTCATCATCTGCTGAACTCCAGCAGGCAGTAGCAGAGGCAAAGCAAGCAGCAGAGGAGGCAAAACAGGCCGCTGCGCAGTCTTCAACATCCAGCACGCCAGGCTTTGAAGCTATTATTGCAGTAACCGGGTTGGTTGCAGCACTTTTCCTTGTATTGAGGAGAAAGTAG
- a CDS encoding carboxypeptidase regulatory-like domain-containing protein produces MRIIKSLSLLALVLVLCTVLIPAASAHRVHLREQVMDVQIKAWYGGGDPMPNANVEIYSIRDEQEELYLEGKTDENGLYNFTPRLGTSSYRVVVELTGHKGELEFDLTAGSQPENSELPLYLSVLVGFGFLAGIGGITAYLSARKMKTQ; encoded by the coding sequence ATGAGAATAATTAAAAGTTTGAGTCTTCTGGCACTGGTATTAGTTTTGTGCACGGTATTGATACCTGCCGCATCCGCACACAGGGTACATTTAAGAGAACAGGTAATGGATGTGCAGATAAAGGCATGGTACGGTGGTGGGGATCCTATGCCCAATGCAAATGTAGAGATATATTCTATCAGGGATGAACAGGAAGAGCTGTACCTTGAAGGCAAGACTGATGAGAATGGATTATATAATTTCACACCCAGACTGGGTACTTCAAGTTATAGAGTGGTAGTGGAGCTAACAGGACACAAGGGTGAACTTGAGTTTGACCTGACTGCAGGTTCACAGCCTGAAAATTCTGAACTGCCGTTATACCTGAGTGTTCTTGTTGGATTTGGATTCCTGGCCGGAATAGGCGGAATAACAGCGTATCTCTCGGCCCGGAAAATGAAAACGCAATAA
- the cbiM gene encoding cobalt transporter CbiM codes for MVHITDGILATWLWGSGWVITVAILAYTLRKMKIDDVPKLSVITAAIFVASLIHFQVGPTSFHLIFSGFAGVTLGILAYPCIFIAVVMQFFLFQHGGLTTIGINTFNMGVPAIISFFIFKAGMKLNIGISKNEVIFGAIAGGTAVALAVLLLAVQLLVTGEELTEVTTLVVAAHIPLILVEAIFTGVIAGFLVIVKPEMLSIKKIKK; via the coding sequence ATGGTACACATTACAGATGGCATACTTGCAACGTGGCTTTGGGGATCCGGCTGGGTGATCACTGTTGCAATTCTAGCTTATACACTCAGAAAGATGAAGATAGATGATGTCCCCAAACTCTCGGTTATTACGGCAGCGATCTTTGTAGCGTCGTTGATCCATTTCCAGGTAGGACCTACAAGTTTTCACTTAATATTTAGCGGATTTGCAGGTGTAACGCTTGGAATACTCGCGTATCCCTGTATTTTTATAGCTGTTGTGATGCAATTCTTCCTATTCCAGCATGGCGGCTTAACAACGATCGGGATCAATACATTTAATATGGGTGTGCCTGCAATAATATCCTTTTTTATATTCAAAGCCGGAATGAAACTTAATATTGGAATAAGTAAAAATGAGGTAATATTCGGTGCGATCGCGGGAGGAACAGCAGTTGCACTTGCCGTATTGTTACTTGCAGTTCAACTTCTGGTAACCGGTGAAGAACTTACTGAAGTGACCACACTTGTTGTGGCTGCACACATACCGCTCATATTGGTCGAGGCCATCTTTACCGGAGTAATTGCCGGATTCCTTGTAATAGTCAAACCGGAAATGTTGAGCATTAAAAAGATAAAAAAATGA
- the cbiQ gene encoding cobalt ECF transporter T component CbiQ: MISEIDIYAGLSSPIHRWDPRLKVISILALIFSIMLLYDLKLVIISMLFAIILVYISRIPFSFVVGRLKLVFLFVLPFLIFLPFTIIGEGVAIAYIGSITLNYRGIESVEFAVMIVIKALTAVMLIFPMIGTSRMDITIKALEDLHIPNKLVQMLAFTYRYIFVLSNEFMLMERSLTSRGFKRGSNLYTITTLSKAIATLFVMSYEQAERVFYAMRSKGYTGKITTMHEFTLRPQDWLYTVVVCGFAIFVQVAVWYGTLEGT, encoded by the coding sequence TTGATATCAGAGATCGATATATATGCAGGATTATCTTCACCGATCCACAGATGGGATCCCCGCCTTAAGGTTATTTCCATACTTGCGCTGATATTTTCGATCATGCTTTTATATGATCTCAAACTGGTCATAATAAGTATGCTTTTTGCTATTATTCTGGTATATATATCAAGGATTCCATTTTCCTTTGTCGTGGGACGATTGAAATTAGTCTTTCTATTTGTGCTGCCCTTCCTTATTTTTCTCCCTTTTACGATTATAGGTGAAGGAGTTGCAATAGCATATATTGGCAGCATTACACTGAACTACCGTGGCATAGAGTCGGTTGAATTTGCTGTTATGATCGTGATCAAAGCACTTACGGCGGTAATGCTGATATTTCCGATGATCGGGACCTCCCGGATGGATATTACTATCAAAGCACTCGAAGACCTGCATATACCAAACAAACTGGTGCAGATGCTTGCATTCACTTATAGATATATTTTTGTGCTATCTAATGAGTTTATGCTAATGGAACGCTCTTTAACCTCCCGGGGGTTTAAGAGGGGATCGAACCTGTATACAATAACCACACTTAGTAAGGCCATTGCAACACTCTTTGTAATGAGTTATGAACAGGCGGAGCGAGTCTTCTATGCTATGAGATCAAAAGGGTATACAGGAAAGATTACTACAATGCATGAATTTACTCTTAGACCGCAGGACTGGCTTTATACGGTAGTGGTCTGTGGGTTTGCTATTTTTGTACAGGTTGCAGTATGGTATGGTACACTGGAGGGAACATAA
- a CDS encoding ABC transporter ATP-binding protein, translated as MMSAIKIQDLSYIYDDGTAAIENVSFEIEKGEAVALIGPNGAGKSTLLLHLNGILHSATSFESIRILDEPVDPKKIHEMPKKIGIVFQNADDMLFMPLLGDDVAFGPINLGLDKEEVQRRVKDALEMVGLAGYEHRVPHHLSGGEKRRAALATVLSMEPEILAMDEPTANLDPKSRRELIEILRRLKENGKTLLIITHDVNAIPELAERVIVLDKTVIADGHTRDIFSETEMLVKIGLDVPVITQLFEILRCFEYPCDVLPLSIEGAVTNLTETMKGGNGHVHLHIHEHTHSGITSARSKYHVHVEKHELVQE; from the coding sequence ATAATGTCTGCTATAAAAATTCAAGATCTGAGCTATATATATGATGACGGAACAGCTGCAATCGAGAATGTCTCATTTGAGATCGAAAAAGGTGAAGCTGTAGCGCTCATCGGTCCGAACGGGGCAGGTAAATCCACATTACTGCTCCATCTCAACGGTATACTGCATAGTGCTACATCATTTGAGTCTATCAGGATCCTCGATGAACCTGTTGATCCGAAAAAGATACATGAGATGCCGAAAAAGATCGGTATCGTATTCCAGAATGCTGATGATATGCTGTTCATGCCTCTGCTTGGTGATGATGTGGCTTTTGGTCCGATCAATCTAGGTCTGGATAAAGAGGAGGTGCAGCGAAGGGTAAAGGATGCTCTTGAAATGGTCGGACTTGCCGGATATGAGCATAGGGTCCCGCACCATCTCAGCGGGGGTGAGAAGAGGCGGGCTGCACTTGCCACTGTACTTTCTATGGAACCTGAGATACTTGCCATGGATGAACCTACTGCCAACCTTGATCCGAAAAGCAGGAGGGAATTGATAGAGATTCTCAGAAGACTTAAAGAGAATGGAAAAACCCTGCTGATAATCACACATGATGTGAACGCTATTCCCGAGCTTGCAGAACGGGTCATCGTCCTGGACAAGACCGTGATCGCAGACGGGCATACCCGTGATATTTTTTCAGAAACAGAAATGCTTGTGAAGATCGGCCTGGATGTGCCTGTGATCACGCAGCTCTTTGAGATACTCCGGTGTTTCGAGTATCCGTGTGATGTGCTTCCGCTTTCGATCGAAGGTGCGGTTACGAACCTGACAGAGACAATGAAGGGTGGGAATGGGCATGTACATCTGCATATCCACGAACATACACACTCAGGAATCACTTCTGCACGAAGCAAGTATCATGTTCATGTAGAAAAGCATGAGTTAGTGCAGGAATGA